A single genomic interval of Psychroserpens sp. NJDZ02 harbors:
- a CDS encoding OsmC family protein translates to MSHKITTNWKGNMLFDSDNPSGHHVLMDTDVEGKAREGLSPKALMLSSLAGCSGLDVVSILDKMKINSYDLKMEVEGLLTDEHPKYYHTVILDYHFTGDDLNEEKINRAVQLSVEKYCGVMEMFRRFAEVKTNVHFHNK, encoded by the coding sequence ATGTCGCATAAAATTACAACCAATTGGAAAGGAAACATGTTATTCGATTCTGATAACCCAAGTGGTCACCATGTTTTAATGGATACAGATGTAGAAGGTAAAGCGCGTGAAGGATTGTCTCCTAAAGCCTTAATGTTGTCATCCTTAGCGGGTTGTTCTGGGTTAGACGTTGTGTCTATTTTAGATAAAATGAAAATTAATAGCTATGATTTAAAAATGGAAGTTGAAGGTTTGTTAACTGACGAGCATCCTAAATATTATCATACCGTAATTTTAGATTATCATTTTACTGGTGACGATTTAAACGAAGAAAAAATAAATAGAGCAGTACAATTATCAGTTGAAAAATACTGTGGTGTTATGGAGATGTTTAGACGATTTGCGGAAGTTAAAACTAATGTGCATTTTCATAATAAGTAA
- the recJ gene encoding single-stranded-DNA-specific exonuclease RecJ: MRWTLKPKPNPETVKSLADSLQIDAPIASLLVQRGIENFEDAKSFFRPSLDHLHDPYLMKDMDKAVVRIEHAIANDENILVYGDYDVDGTTSVALMSSYLKTKTPLVATYIPDRYGEGYGVSYQGIDFAEDNDFGLIIALDCGVKAVDKVVYAKEKNIDFIICDHHRPGAIVPDAVAVLDPKQADCNYPYKELCGCGVGFKLIQALAGKDGQTIADLLPYLDLVATAIGADIVPITGENRILAYHGLKVVNQKSRAGFRAIINQLKKDTLTITDVVFTIAPRINAAGRMKHGQYAVDLLTEVDFATAVTYAEEIEEFNSDRRETDKTITIEALAQIIENKEEQRLTSVVYQEDWHKGVIGIVASRLIETYYRPTLVFTKSGDKLAASARSVSGFDVYNALEACSAHIEQFGGHMYAAGLTLKEENYEAFKQAFEDEVSKTIDKNLLTPEIKIDTTLELSAIDDKFWRIVKQFAPFGPGNMTPIFMTEALKDTGYGKCVGEDDKHIRCTVTQSGREKFVCIGFNLGDKLNLIKNRKRFKAVYSVDENHWQGNVSLQLKLRDLKE; encoded by the coding sequence ATGCGCTGGACCTTAAAACCAAAACCTAATCCTGAAACTGTTAAATCTTTAGCAGATAGTTTGCAAATTGATGCACCCATTGCATCTCTTTTAGTGCAGCGAGGTATTGAAAATTTTGAGGATGCTAAATCTTTTTTTAGACCTAGCTTAGACCATTTACATGATCCGTATCTAATGAAGGATATGGATAAGGCTGTGGTGAGAATAGAGCACGCTATTGCTAATGATGAAAATATATTGGTATATGGCGATTATGATGTCGATGGTACGACCTCAGTTGCGTTAATGTCATCGTATTTAAAAACAAAAACACCTTTAGTTGCGACTTATATTCCTGATAGGTATGGCGAAGGTTATGGCGTCTCTTATCAAGGAATTGACTTTGCGGAGGACAATGATTTTGGTCTTATTATAGCATTAGATTGTGGAGTAAAGGCGGTAGATAAAGTCGTTTATGCGAAAGAAAAAAACATAGATTTTATAATTTGTGATCACCACAGACCGGGTGCTATTGTACCAGATGCGGTGGCGGTTTTGGACCCTAAGCAAGCCGATTGTAATTACCCTTATAAAGAGTTATGTGGTTGTGGTGTTGGATTTAAATTAATCCAAGCCTTAGCGGGAAAAGATGGTCAAACTATTGCTGATTTACTTCCGTATTTAGATTTAGTAGCGACTGCAATTGGTGCAGATATTGTTCCCATTACTGGGGAAAATAGGATTTTAGCTTATCATGGTTTAAAAGTGGTCAATCAAAAATCTAGAGCTGGATTTAGAGCGATTATCAATCAGCTTAAAAAAGACACGTTAACTATTACAGATGTTGTGTTTACTATTGCGCCACGTATTAATGCGGCAGGACGCATGAAACATGGGCAATATGCGGTAGACTTATTAACGGAAGTCGATTTTGCTACAGCCGTGACCTATGCTGAAGAAATTGAAGAATTTAATTCTGACCGACGTGAAACGGATAAAACAATTACAATTGAAGCGTTAGCGCAAATCATAGAAAACAAAGAAGAACAAAGACTTACCTCCGTAGTGTATCAAGAAGATTGGCACAAAGGGGTTATTGGGATTGTCGCTTCAAGATTAATAGAGACGTATTACAGACCAACATTGGTGTTTACTAAAAGTGGAGACAAATTAGCTGCGTCTGCCAGATCTGTTTCTGGGTTTGATGTCTATAACGCTTTGGAGGCTTGTAGTGCCCATATCGAACAGTTTGGAGGGCATATGTATGCGGCAGGTTTAACGCTTAAAGAAGAAAACTACGAAGCTTTTAAACAAGCGTTTGAAGATGAGGTTTCTAAAACCATAGATAAAAATTTACTAACACCAGAAATTAAAATTGATACCACTTTAGAACTGAGTGCAATTGACGATAAATTTTGGCGTATTGTTAAACAGTTTGCGCCTTTTGGACCAGGAAATATGACGCCTATTTTTATGACCGAAGCGTTGAAAGATACGGGTTATGGAAAATGTGTTGGAGAGGATGATAAACATATTAGATGCACAGTGACCCAATCTGGTAGAGAAAAATTTGTGTGCATTGGTTTTAATTTAGGTGATAAATTAAATCTTATAAAAAACAGAAAACGTTTTAAAGCAGTCTATTCTGTGGATGAAAACCATTGGCAAGGCAATGTGTCTTTACAACTAAAATTAAGAGATTTAAAGGAGTAA
- a CDS encoding MFS transporter, producing MAKNDPYAALRIREFNIFLLLRFALVFGWSMQFIVIEWEVYTLTKDPLYLGLIGLMEIIPAFSMALFAGHIVDQKEKRNLLALCIAAFSLISLGLFLLTWDKIVANWETNTILYCIYALVFFGGFLRSFFGPTIFSLIALLVPKKIYPNAATWSSSTWKAATVLGALFGGFFIGWIGVASTLCIVFVLVALAFVITFQIEKKPILNPKIGESVKDSLKVGLQFVFNNKAILGALSLDMIAVLFGGAVALLSVFAQDILHVGPNGFGVLNASVSIGSILTMFITTYLPVSKNAGKKLLISIFGFGICIIIFGMSELFWVSVLALFFSGVTDGVSMVIRQTILQLKTPDHMRGRVASVNSMFVGSSNELGAFESGIAAKYLGGAARAVIFGGVMTLLTVVAIGAKNKTLRNLDLTKDIEDHEKEEE from the coding sequence ATGGCTAAAAATGATCCATATGCAGCACTAAGAATAAGAGAGTTTAATATCTTTTTATTGCTACGATTTGCTTTAGTTTTTGGTTGGTCCATGCAATTTATTGTAATTGAATGGGAAGTCTACACATTGACAAAAGATCCTTTGTATTTGGGGTTAATTGGACTGATGGAAATTATTCCAGCATTTTCTATGGCTTTATTTGCGGGACATATTGTGGACCAAAAAGAAAAACGAAATCTTTTAGCGCTATGTATTGCAGCGTTTTCGTTAATTAGTTTGGGCTTGTTTTTATTGACTTGGGACAAAATTGTAGCCAACTGGGAAACGAATACCATTTTGTATTGTATTTATGCGTTGGTCTTTTTTGGTGGTTTTTTACGTTCGTTTTTTGGCCCGACTATTTTTTCTTTAATAGCTTTATTGGTACCAAAAAAGATTTATCCTAATGCAGCGACTTGGAGTAGTAGTACCTGGAAAGCAGCAACCGTTTTAGGAGCGTTATTTGGCGGTTTTTTTATAGGTTGGATTGGTGTTGCCAGTACGCTGTGTATTGTGTTTGTATTGGTGGCTTTGGCTTTTGTTATTACTTTTCAGATAGAAAAGAAGCCTATTTTAAATCCTAAGATTGGCGAGTCTGTAAAGGACAGTCTAAAAGTTGGACTTCAGTTTGTGTTTAATAATAAAGCTATTTTAGGGGCTTTATCTTTAGATATGATTGCGGTTTTATTTGGTGGTGCAGTCGCTTTATTGTCTGTTTTTGCACAGGATATTTTACACGTTGGACCTAATGGTTTTGGTGTGCTTAACGCGTCCGTATCCATAGGTAGTATTTTAACGATGTTTATAACTACCTATTTGCCTGTTAGCAAAAACGCTGGAAAAAAATTACTGATTTCTATATTTGGATTTGGAATTTGTATTATCATTTTTGGAATGTCAGAATTATTCTGGGTTAGCGTCTTAGCTTTGTTCTTTTCGGGTGTAACGGATGGTGTATCCATGGTGATACGTCAAACCATATTACAATTAAAAACGCCTGATCACATGCGTGGACGTGTAGCCTCTGTAAACAGTATGTTTGTGGGATCGTCTAATGAGCTTGGTGCTTTTGAAAGTGGTATTGCTGCCAAGTATTTGGGTGGTGCTGCTAGAGCTGTGATTTTTGGAGGTGTCATGACGTTGTTAACCGTAGTTGCTATTGGTGCAAAAAATAAAACCTTGAGAAACTTAGATTTAACTAAGGATATTGAGGATCATGAAAAAGAAGAGGAGTAG
- a CDS encoding peptidoglycan-binding domain-containing protein produces the protein MKKLLIAIIVIIISIFAYNQYKTYQRFNPENTNYNVSQMIDIDYYDQEVVFGYHDAIQSLNAYITMQWSANGIDVISPENEEAETVLAVDSYANKRAKVKFYEVKLEQSKRLKDKGFSNKGVQLFENTGLTEEAYNKQLEADKFRDRLLSELPRAYLRSGEKSAFIYEVQKLLVKKGYDIPLDGVYKSITEKAILDFETKANLFVDGNIDQLTLEALLD, from the coding sequence ATGAAAAAATTACTTATCGCTATAATTGTAATTATCATTTCAATTTTTGCGTACAATCAATACAAAACGTATCAGCGTTTTAATCCTGAAAACACAAATTATAACGTCAGTCAAATGATTGATATTGATTATTATGATCAAGAGGTTGTGTTTGGTTACCATGACGCTATTCAAAGTTTGAATGCTTATATTACTATGCAATGGAGTGCTAATGGTATTGATGTTATTAGTCCCGAAAATGAGGAAGCAGAAACAGTTCTAGCTGTTGATAGTTATGCTAATAAAAGGGCTAAGGTTAAATTCTATGAAGTTAAATTAGAACAGTCCAAACGACTAAAAGATAAAGGGTTCTCTAATAAAGGCGTTCAACTTTTTGAAAATACAGGCTTAACAGAAGAAGCCTATAATAAACAATTAGAAGCGGATAAGTTTCGAGACAGATTATTGTCAGAATTACCTAGGGCCTACTTACGGTCTGGGGAGAAAAGTGCTTTTATTTATGAGGTGCAAAAATTGTTAGTAAAAAAAGGTTACGATATACCTTTGGATGGTGTGTATAAATCTATAACAGAAAAAGCAATTTTAGATTTTGAAACTAAAGCTAACTTATTTGTGGATGGCAATATTGATCAATTAACTCTAGAGGCTTTACTAGATTAA